Proteins encoded within one genomic window of Trichoderma asperellum chromosome 2, complete sequence:
- a CDS encoding uncharacterized protein (TransMembrane:1 (o474-493i)~EggNog:ENOG41), giving the protein MPDAVTETTPCIQAQNALMAGDFQNETQAFIRSACSECKRRKQKCLRYWPCHHCGTRRVGNQCIFRTVLDVQSIDERKAQIDDFVSRMKGKCCFSHPLSEEEVGGNSESTGKDLEQFGYASTLDSEEYNQWWTDRDDGKPLGLQWTSLLLMVCACSTQHPNDAIRQVLQADQAPPAPELSNRLHSAACEFHGAIPPDALHIYTVQQLLHSFFWLKTRSCYADCWGALKNAFLTFRGLNELTFTDGGIEKQIYSDGSSTANRNEVSYYLEEIGKRAWAVMTSWNWRLSAIIPCSLMFRSTEYHIELPSLHLDGQLRESSRSPIVSTALQCMLADSFLEKFGPPPSFDKTLATEDPPEEHKFDNDQNHKTFDDENSEKEDYQPPSMPDHLPDNISWRDTSGEFDANLWIALKKFILSVMRLSSTMYSLRSHLIKPLSQASPITELQSRQRGLRVALKYMNWLIKFFRFIFPDDANYHTLIFLIFDVATLLCSAIMHDSDSSMPMRVTTWEAVQSTLCMLKKLSNKAPMAKKDYEVLSPIYNEMSKLLNKDDVHQRKRPRLMNPDGAESRGNPVLLGQSDRLPKVYNFTLEFPEKGQTGRFRVYPLYPFSSNMLLYGPFPHSIYTPKVGK; this is encoded by the exons ATGCCGGATGCTGTTACAGAGACAACTCCGTGCATCCAAGCACAGAATGCCTTGATGGCGGGTGACTTCCAGAACGAGACTCAAGCATTCATTCGCTCCGCTTGTTCGGAGTGTAAACGCCGGAAACAAAAG TGCCTCCGATATTGGCCATGTCACCATTGCGGCACTAGACGAGTTGGAAACCAATGTATCTTTCGGACAGTTCTTGATGTTCAATCCATCGATGAACGCAAGGCTCAGATAGATGATTTTGTATCACGGATGAAGGGAAAATGTTGCTTTTCTCATCCTCttagtgaagaagaagtgggCGGTAACAGTGAGAGTACTGGGAAGGATCTCGAGCAGTTTGGATACGCCTCTACCTTGGATTCGGAG GAATACAACCAATGGTGGACTGATAGAGACGATGGAAAGCCTCTCGGGCTCCAGTGgacctctcttcttctaatGGTTTGTGCTTGTTCAACTCAACATCCCAACGATGCAATTCGACAAGTCCTCCAGGCAGATCAGGCCCCACCAGCTCCTGAATTGTCAAATAGGCTTCATAGTGCCGCCTGCGAGTTTCATGGTGCCATTCCTCCAGACGCattgcatatatatacagttCAGCAATTActtcattcattcttctGGCTTAAGACCAGGTCTTGCTACGCTGACTGCTGGGGTGCCTTAAAGAATGCTTTTTTAACATTTCGTGGACTAAACGAACTGACCTTCACTGACGGTGGCATTGAGAAGCAGATTTATTCTGATGGATCCTCAACTGCGAACCGCAATGAGGTCTCATATTATCTCGAGGAAATAGGCAAACGAGCTTGGGCTGTCATGACCAGCTGGAATTG GCGACTCTCGGCTATTATTCCATGCTCTCTGATGTTTCGATCTACTGAATACCACATTGAATTACCTAGTTTGCACTTGGACGGCCAACTAAGAGAATCCAGCCGCTCTCCCATCGTGTCCACGGCCCTTCAGTGTATGCTCGCCGACAGCTTTTTGGAGAAATTCGGCCCACCTCCCTCTTTTGACAAAACCTTAGCGACCGAGGATCCACCTGAGGAGCATAAATTTGACAATGATCAAAATCACAAGACTTTTGATGATGAAAATTCTGAGAAGGAAGACTACCAGCCTCCGTCCATGCCAGATCACTTGCCAGACAACATTTCCTGGCGTGATACAAGCGGGGAATTCGATGCTAATTTATGGATCGCCCTGAAAAAGTTCATTCTTTCCGTTATGCGTCTGTCATCGACAATGTATTCCCTTCGCTCGCATCTTATTAAACCGTTATCGCAAGCTTCCCCGATCACGGAGCTACAGTCTCGACAACGGGGTCTAAGAGTAGCTCTCAAATACATGAACTGGCTAATCAAATTCTTTCGTTTTATTTTCCCCGACGACGCGAACTACCACACCCTGATATTTTTAATCTTCGATGTGGCTACGCTTCTGTGCTCTGCAATTATGCATGACAGCGATTCAAGCATGCCAATGCGCGTTACAACCTGGGAAGCCGTCCAAAGCACACTCTGTATGCTGAAAAAGCTAAGCAACAAAGCGCCGATGGCGAAAAAGGATTATGAAGTTCTCAGCCCCATCTATAACGAAATGTCGAAGCTGCTGAATAAGGATGATGTGCATCAAAGAAAGAGGCCGAGGCTGATGAATCCAGACGGCGCCGAATCAAGAGGAAACCCTGTTCTTCTTGGACAAAGCGATCGTCTCCCTAAAGTCTATAATTTTACCTTGGAATTTCCAGAAAAGGGCCAAACAGGTCGCTTTAGAGTATATCCTCTCTATCCTTTCTCCTCCAACATGCTTCTATATGGACCCTTTCCCCACTCAATTTATACCCCCAAAGTGGGAAAGTGA